The following proteins are encoded in a genomic region of Shinella zoogloeoides:
- a CDS encoding VWA domain-containing protein: MGNGNSGTAGDGRLADNIVHFARVLRKAGLRLGPAAVTDAIEAVEAIGIGEREEFYTALHATLVKRHEDDAVFDEAFRLFWRSRDLVGKMIALMSPVVTRHEEREKRKAGETRVSDALFGGQEDRHRERDEPDIEIDARFTASGSELLRRTDFAQMTSAELAAAKRAISDLVLPMDEVRTRRFRRSTRPVAIDARATMRHAMRTGGALILPRHREPKTVHPPLVVLADISGSMSQYTRIFLHFLHALGETRRVHAFLFGTRLSNVTRQMRHRDPDLAVEACSQSVNDWSGGTRIGETLKDFNRLWSRRVLGQGAVVLLITDGLEREGIELLEKEMDRLHRSCRQLIWLNPLLRFEGFEARARGVRAMLPHVDELRPVHNLEAMADLVAALSGMVRRGAGDPRRFLPAA; encoded by the coding sequence GTGGGCAACGGAAATTCGGGCACTGCCGGTGACGGGCGGCTCGCCGACAATATCGTCCATTTCGCCCGCGTGCTGCGCAAGGCCGGCCTTCGCCTCGGCCCGGCGGCGGTGACGGACGCCATCGAGGCGGTGGAGGCCATCGGCATCGGCGAGCGCGAGGAATTCTACACCGCGCTCCACGCGACGCTCGTCAAGCGCCACGAGGACGACGCGGTCTTCGACGAGGCATTCCGCCTGTTCTGGCGCTCGCGCGATCTCGTCGGCAAGATGATCGCGCTGATGTCGCCCGTCGTGACCCGGCACGAGGAGCGGGAAAAGCGCAAGGCCGGAGAAACCCGCGTCTCGGACGCCTTGTTCGGCGGGCAGGAGGACCGGCACAGGGAGCGCGATGAGCCGGATATCGAGATCGACGCCCGCTTCACCGCCTCGGGCAGCGAGCTCCTGCGCCGGACGGACTTCGCGCAGATGACGTCCGCCGAGCTTGCGGCGGCGAAACGGGCGATTTCCGATCTTGTCCTGCCGATGGACGAGGTGCGCACGCGCCGCTTCCGCCGTAGCACCCGTCCCGTCGCCATCGACGCCCGCGCCACCATGCGCCATGCCATGCGCACCGGCGGCGCGCTGATCCTGCCGCGCCACCGCGAGCCGAAGACGGTGCATCCGCCGCTCGTCGTGCTCGCCGACATTTCCGGCTCGATGAGCCAGTACACGCGCATCTTCCTGCATTTCCTGCATGCTCTCGGCGAGACCCGCCGGGTCCACGCCTTCCTGTTCGGCACGCGGCTCAGCAATGTCACGCGCCAGATGCGCCACCGCGATCCCGACCTTGCCGTGGAGGCATGCAGCCAGTCGGTGAACGATTGGTCCGGCGGCACGCGCATCGGCGAGACACTGAAGGACTTCAACCGGCTCTGGTCGCGCCGCGTGCTGGGGCAGGGCGCCGTCGTGTTGCTCATCACCGACGGGCTGGAGCGCGAGGGCATCGAACTGCTCGAAAAGGAAATGGACCGATTGCACCGTTCCTGTCGGCAGCTCATCTGGCTCAACCCGCTCCTGCGTTTCGAAGGGTTCGAGGCACGGGCGCGCGGGGTGCGGGCGATGCTGCCGCATGTGGACGAATTGCGCCCGGTGCACAATCTGGAGGCCATGGCGGATCTGGTGGCAGCGCTTTCGGGCATGGTGCGGCGCGGCGCCGGCGATCCGCGCCGTTTCCTACCCGCGGCGTGA
- a CDS encoding XdhC family protein produces the protein MDAKDVLDPLTIAERWMDDGRMVALATVVETWGSAPRPVGSHLVIDGEGNFHGSVSGGCVEGAVIGEAMEVIGDGEPRMLEFGVADETAWRVGLSCGGRIRVYVERVG, from the coding sequence ATGGACGCGAAGGATGTGCTCGATCCGCTGACGATCGCCGAGCGCTGGATGGATGACGGGCGCATGGTGGCGCTCGCGACCGTGGTCGAGACCTGGGGCTCGGCCCCGCGCCCCGTCGGCAGCCATCTCGTCATCGACGGCGAGGGCAATTTCCACGGCTCCGTCTCCGGCGGCTGCGTGGAGGGCGCGGTCATCGGCGAAGCGATGGAGGTGATAGGCGACGGCGAGCCGCGCATGCTGGAATTCGGCGTTGCCGACGAGACCGCGTGGCGCGTCGGCCTTTCCTGCGGCGGGCGCATCCGCGTCTATGTGGAGCGGGTGGGCTGA
- a CDS encoding XdhC family protein, which translates to MDPYLLRRLNKERAARRAVLHLTDLGDGRDRVIREGDPVAGPLGEAVTAAFRSGRSGVVEAEERKFFLNVHLPPARIVVIGAVHISQALAQMAKVTGFDVLIIDPRTAFATEERFAGIDLVADWPEDVLKTRPLDAYTALVAVTHDPKIDDFPLSQALSTGCFYVGALGSRKTHAKRVERLKALGHGEVEIATISAPIGLDIGAASPAEIAVAILADIVAHLRRRPLREATP; encoded by the coding sequence ATGGATCCCTATCTCCTGCGCAGGCTGAACAAGGAACGCGCCGCGCGCCGCGCCGTCCTTCACCTGACGGATCTCGGCGACGGGCGTGACCGGGTGATCCGCGAGGGCGATCCCGTCGCTGGGCCGCTCGGCGAGGCCGTTACCGCCGCCTTCCGCTCCGGCCGGTCCGGCGTGGTGGAGGCGGAGGAGCGGAAATTCTTCCTCAATGTCCACCTGCCGCCCGCCCGCATCGTCGTCATCGGCGCGGTCCATATCAGCCAAGCGCTGGCGCAGATGGCGAAGGTCACCGGCTTCGACGTCCTGATCATCGATCCGCGCACCGCTTTCGCCACGGAGGAGCGCTTTGCCGGCATCGATCTCGTCGCGGACTGGCCGGAGGATGTGCTGAAGACCCGTCCGCTCGACGCCTATACGGCGCTCGTCGCCGTCACGCACGATCCGAAGATCGATGATTTCCCGCTGTCGCAGGCGCTTTCCACCGGCTGCTTCTATGTCGGCGCTCTCGGCAGCCGGAAGACCCACGCCAAGCGCGTCGAGCGGCTGAAAGCGCTGGGACACGGCGAGGTGGAGATCGCGACGATCTCGGCGCCCATCGGCCTCGATATCGGCGCGGCGAGCCCGGCGGAGATCGCCGTCGCAATCCTCGCCGACATCGTCGCACATCTGCGCCGCCGCCCGTTACGCGAGGCCACGCCATGA
- a CDS encoding molybdopterin-binding/glycosyltransferase family 2 protein — translation MIFGEVPVGDAVGARLAHGVRAEGLSLHKGRILTEEDRAALAGAGISTVIAVRLEPGDIGEDEAAALIAAAIPPDHLAFTPPATGRINLHAQANGLFVADRAAVDRFNRIDPAITLATLPDHVSVAAGDMVATVKIIPLAVPGALVHAAAAVLASSRALEVKPFAAHRVGVVATELPSLKPSVMDKTRRLFEQRLSPSGSRLTDEVRVPHRAEAVADAIRRAAPENDVVVVFGASAVTDANDVIPAAIRAAGGVVEHVGMPVDPGNLLVLGRIGSVPVLGAPGCARSPKENGFDWVLARIFAGEKPGPQEITGMGVGGLLAEIPSRPQPRDIRMPERPLSVAALVLAAGRASRMQGSHKLLAAFEGKALVRRSAEAALAARPSRVLVVTGHRAEEIEAELAGLRIDIVRNPDHAQGMSTSLRAGVSALGPGCDGVVVMLADMPHVTGADVRRLLDAFAAAGSHAIVRAVSGGKRGNPVVLPRSTFAAILQLEGDVGARHIVESAGLDVVDVEIGAAAHVDVDTPEAVVAAGGILRD, via the coding sequence ATGATCTTCGGGGAAGTGCCGGTCGGGGACGCGGTCGGCGCGCGGCTGGCGCATGGCGTGCGCGCGGAGGGGCTGTCGCTGCACAAGGGGCGCATCCTGACGGAGGAGGACCGCGCGGCGCTGGCCGGGGCGGGGATTTCGACCGTCATCGCCGTGCGGCTTGAGCCGGGCGATATCGGCGAGGACGAGGCGGCGGCGCTGATCGCCGCAGCTATCCCGCCGGATCATCTTGCCTTCACGCCGCCGGCGACCGGGCGCATCAATCTCCATGCGCAGGCAAACGGCCTTTTCGTTGCCGACCGTGCGGCGGTCGACCGCTTCAACCGCATCGATCCGGCGATCACGCTCGCCACCCTGCCGGATCACGTCAGCGTCGCGGCCGGCGACATGGTGGCGACGGTCAAGATCATTCCGCTCGCGGTGCCCGGCGCGCTCGTCCACGCGGCCGCGGCCGTCCTTGCTTCGAGCCGGGCGCTGGAGGTGAAGCCCTTCGCGGCGCATCGGGTCGGCGTCGTCGCGACGGAGTTGCCGTCCCTCAAGCCCTCGGTGATGGACAAGACGCGCCGGCTTTTCGAACAACGCCTCTCTCCCTCCGGCAGCCGGCTGACCGACGAGGTGCGCGTGCCGCACCGGGCCGAGGCGGTGGCCGATGCCATTCGCCGCGCGGCGCCGGAAAACGATGTCGTCGTCGTTTTCGGCGCCTCGGCGGTGACTGACGCCAATGACGTGATCCCCGCCGCGATCCGCGCGGCCGGCGGCGTAGTCGAGCATGTCGGCATGCCTGTCGATCCCGGCAATCTCCTCGTTCTCGGGCGCATCGGGTCGGTGCCGGTGCTCGGCGCGCCGGGTTGCGCGCGCAGCCCGAAGGAGAACGGTTTCGACTGGGTGCTTGCCCGCATCTTCGCTGGAGAAAAGCCCGGACCGCAGGAAATCACCGGCATGGGCGTCGGCGGGCTTCTGGCCGAGATTCCCAGCCGGCCCCAGCCGCGCGATATCCGCATGCCCGAGCGCCCGCTCTCCGTCGCCGCGCTCGTGCTGGCGGCGGGCCGCGCCAGCCGCATGCAGGGCAGCCACAAGCTGCTCGCCGCCTTCGAAGGCAAGGCGCTCGTCCGCCGCTCGGCGGAGGCGGCGCTTGCGGCAAGGCCATCGCGCGTGCTCGTGGTGACGGGGCACCGGGCGGAGGAGATCGAGGCGGAGCTTGCGGGCCTCAGGATCGATATCGTCCGCAATCCCGATCATGCGCAGGGCATGTCGACCTCGCTGCGCGCCGGCGTCTCTGCGCTCGGTCCGGGCTGCGACGGCGTCGTGGTGATGCTGGCCGACATGCCGCATGTCACCGGCGCGGATGTGCGCCGCCTGCTCGACGCCTTTGCGGCGGCCGGCAGCCATGCCATCGTGCGGGCGGTGTCGGGCGGCAAGCGCGGCAATCCCGTCGTGCTGCCGCGTTCCACCTTCGCCGCCATCTTGCAGCTCGAAGGCGATGTCGGCGCCCGGCATATCGTGGAGAGCGCCGGGCTCGATGTGGTGGACGTGGAGATCGGCGCGGCGGCGCATGTCGACGTCGACACGCCGGAGGCAGTGGTCGCGGCGGGCGGTATTCTGAGGGATTAG
- a CDS encoding TfoX/Sxy family protein — protein sequence MDRDEIEEMFQALGPVTIRRMFGGKGIYHAGRILALEVDGEILLKADAESGPDFEAAGSRQWSYEGRSGKPVKMPYWSIPDEALDDPDEMAIWVRRAYEAALRAK from the coding sequence ATGGATCGGGATGAGATCGAGGAAATGTTCCAGGCGCTCGGGCCGGTGACGATCCGGCGCATGTTCGGCGGCAAGGGCATCTACCATGCGGGCCGTATCCTGGCGCTGGAGGTGGATGGCGAGATCCTCCTGAAGGCGGATGCGGAAAGCGGGCCGGATTTCGAAGCCGCCGGCAGCCGACAATGGTCCTACGAGGGCAGGAGCGGCAAGCCGGTGAAGATGCCCTACTGGTCGATCCCGGACGAGGCCCTCGACGACCCGGACGAGATGGCCATCTGGGTGCGCCGGGCCTACGAAGCGGCGTTGCGGGCGAAATGA
- a CDS encoding NUDIX domain-containing protein has translation MSLPGIDMPGLGCGLAVLREGKLLLYRRLRAPEAGSWNIVGGKVDHMERAVDSARREAEEESGLSIGAVEFLCLSEQIIADERQHWVSLIYVTEDFAGEARVMEPEKLPEFGWFPLDALPSPLSRFAADAVKALGARHFARNAAS, from the coding sequence ATGTCCCTTCCAGGCATCGACATGCCGGGCCTCGGTTGTGGCCTGGCTGTTTTGCGTGAGGGCAAGCTTTTGCTCTATCGCCGCCTGCGTGCGCCGGAAGCCGGTTCGTGGAACATCGTCGGGGGCAAGGTCGACCACATGGAGCGCGCCGTCGACAGCGCCCGCCGCGAGGCCGAGGAGGAATCCGGCCTTTCCATCGGCGCCGTCGAGTTCCTCTGCCTTTCCGAGCAGATCATCGCGGACGAGCGCCAGCACTGGGTTTCGCTCATCTATGTCACCGAGGATTTCGCGGGCGAGGCGCGCGTCATGGAGCCGGAGAAGCTGCCGGAATTCGGCTGGTTCCCGCTGGATGCCCTGCCCTCGCCGCTCTCGCGCTTCGCCGCCGATGCCGTCAAGGCGCTCGGCGCGCGTCATTTCGCCCGCAACGCCGCTTCGTAG
- a CDS encoding DEAD/DEAH box helicase, with translation MTTFADLGLSPKVLSAVTDAGYTIPTPIQAGAIPPALARRDILGIAQTGTGKTASFVLPMLTLLEKGRARARMPRTLILEPTRELAAQVAENFEKYGKNHKLNVALLIGGVSFDEQDRKLERGADVLICTPGRLLDHTERGKLLMTGVEILVIDEADRMLDMGFIPDIERIAKLIPFTRQTLFFSATMPPEIQKLADRFLQNPERIEVAPPSSTAKTVTQRLVATHGKDYEKRATLRDLIRAQDDLKNAIIFCNRKVDVADLFRSLDRHGFSVGALHGDMDQRARTTMLANFKENKLTLLVASDVAARGLDIPDVSHVFNFDVPIHAEDYVHRIGRTGRAGRSGAAFTLVSKRDGKFVDAIEKLIDQKVEWLNGGIEDLPQQAESEERERPRGGRDRGGRDRDRDRSRGRKGESRAAETRIETSETEEKVEAVKAERKAEGRPQNSARNPRSANHAAPRPANDDSRDRRNRYRRDEDDGPTPLGFGDEVPAFMLIAGKA, from the coding sequence TTGACCACTTTTGCTGATCTTGGCCTGAGCCCGAAAGTCCTGTCCGCCGTCACGGATGCGGGATATACGATCCCGACTCCCATCCAGGCTGGCGCCATCCCGCCGGCGCTCGCGCGGCGCGACATTCTCGGCATTGCCCAGACGGGCACCGGCAAGACCGCCTCCTTCGTCCTTCCGATGCTGACGCTGCTCGAAAAGGGCCGCGCACGTGCCCGCATGCCGCGCACGCTCATCCTCGAGCCGACGCGCGAACTTGCCGCGCAGGTCGCGGAGAACTTCGAAAAGTACGGCAAGAATCACAAGCTCAACGTGGCGCTGCTCATCGGCGGCGTCTCCTTCGACGAGCAGGACCGCAAGCTGGAGCGCGGCGCGGACGTCCTGATCTGCACTCCCGGCCGCCTGCTCGACCATACCGAGCGCGGCAAGCTGCTGATGACCGGCGTGGAAATCCTCGTCATCGACGAAGCCGACCGCATGCTCGACATGGGCTTCATCCCGGATATCGAGCGCATCGCCAAGCTCATCCCCTTCACCCGCCAGACCCTCTTCTTCTCGGCCACCATGCCGCCGGAAATCCAGAAGCTGGCCGACCGTTTCCTGCAGAACCCGGAGCGGATCGAGGTGGCGCCGCCCTCCTCCACCGCCAAGACCGTGACGCAGCGCCTCGTCGCCACGCACGGCAAGGATTACGAGAAGCGCGCCACGCTGCGCGACCTCATCCGCGCGCAGGACGACCTGAAGAACGCCATCATCTTCTGCAACCGCAAGGTCGACGTCGCCGATCTCTTCCGCTCGCTCGACCGCCACGGCTTCTCCGTCGGCGCGCTGCATGGCGACATGGACCAGCGGGCCCGCACGACGATGCTGGCCAATTTCAAGGAAAACAAGCTCACGCTCCTCGTGGCATCCGACGTTGCCGCCCGCGGCCTCGACATTCCGGACGTGAGCCACGTCTTCAACTTCGACGTCCCGATCCATGCCGAGGACTATGTCCACCGCATCGGCCGCACCGGCCGTGCCGGCCGCTCGGGCGCCGCCTTCACCCTGGTATCCAAGCGCGACGGAAAATTCGTCGATGCCATCGAAAAGCTGATCGATCAGAAGGTCGAATGGCTGAACGGCGGCATTGAGGACCTGCCGCAGCAGGCCGAGAGCGAAGAGCGCGAACGCCCCCGCGGCGGCCGCGATCGCGGCGGTCGTGACCGCGACCGCGATCGTTCCCGCGGTCGCAAGGGCGAAAGCCGTGCGGCGGAAACCCGCATCGAGACCAGCGAGACCGAAGAGAAGGTGGAAGCCGTGAAAGCTGAACGCAAGGCGGAAGGGCGGCCGCAGAATTCCGCCCGCAATCCGCGGTCCGCAAACCACGCCGCGCCGCGTCCGGCCAACGACGACAGCCGCGATCGCCGCAACCGCTATCGCCGCGACGAGGATGACGGCCCGACGCCGCTCGGCTTTGGCGACGAGGTTCCGGCCTTCATGCTGATCGCCGGCAAGGCCTGA
- a CDS encoding M23 family metallopeptidase, translating to MAERPENRVFGKRAQQHVVILASGDKIRHMTIRPWMAAVTLCFAGMFTVGYLAATSYLVLRDDLIGATMARQARMQHDYEDRISALRAQVDRVTSRQLLDQQVVEEKVEKLMQQQLALSERHGKLDALLSRAESSGVDGGETVPLPGEKPMTDGRRADATGAIEAIMGITPQKTTQLAYASTGESVADHADRMFSKVTLSLKDLEHEQLGRIQSLTAGASETADAIQKILRRTGFDIAEGIPADASADTAIGGPFVEPMSPGDAFEESISDLDTALDRLDAARRTARKLPFGNPAPGSNITSRFGNRTDPFLGRLALHAGIDFRAATGTEVHCTGAGTVTVAGRTGGYGNMVEIDHGNGLTTRYAHLSRVLVKIGDHVEASDPVGLSGTTGRSTGPHVHYEVRRNGKAVDPMRFLTAGMKLTTYMD from the coding sequence GTGGCGGAGCGTCCTGAAAACCGTGTCTTCGGAAAACGCGCGCAGCAGCATGTCGTGATCCTGGCGAGCGGCGACAAGATCCGCCATATGACCATCCGTCCCTGGATGGCCGCTGTGACGCTCTGCTTTGCCGGCATGTTCACCGTCGGCTATCTCGCTGCCACCTCCTATCTCGTCCTGCGCGACGACCTGATCGGCGCCACCATGGCGCGCCAGGCCCGCATGCAGCACGACTACGAGGACCGCATTTCCGCCCTCCGCGCCCAGGTCGACCGCGTCACCAGCCGCCAGCTCCTCGATCAGCAAGTGGTGGAGGAGAAGGTCGAGAAGCTGATGCAGCAGCAGCTCGCGCTGTCCGAGCGCCACGGCAAGCTCGACGCCCTGCTGAGCCGCGCCGAAAGCAGCGGCGTCGATGGCGGCGAAACGGTGCCCCTGCCCGGCGAGAAGCCAATGACGGACGGACGCCGCGCCGATGCGACCGGCGCGATCGAGGCCATCATGGGCATTACGCCACAGAAGACGACGCAGCTCGCCTATGCTTCCACGGGCGAATCGGTCGCCGACCACGCCGACCGCATGTTCTCGAAGGTCACGCTGTCGCTGAAGGATCTCGAGCACGAACAGCTCGGTCGCATCCAGTCGCTCACGGCCGGCGCCTCGGAAACGGCGGATGCCATCCAGAAGATCCTGCGCCGCACCGGCTTCGACATTGCCGAAGGCATCCCGGCGGACGCGTCCGCCGACACGGCCATCGGCGGCCCCTTCGTCGAGCCGATGAGCCCGGGCGATGCTTTCGAGGAATCGATCAGCGATCTCGACACCGCGCTGGACCGGCTCGACGCCGCCCGCCGCACCGCACGCAAGCTGCCCTTCGGCAATCCCGCGCCCGGCAGCAACATCACCAGCCGCTTCGGCAACCGCACCGATCCGTTCCTCGGCCGCCTCGCCCTTCATGCCGGGATAGACTTCCGCGCCGCGACGGGCACCGAGGTCCATTGCACCGGCGCCGGCACGGTCACGGTGGCCGGCCGCACGGGCGGCTACGGCAACATGGTGGAGATCGACCACGGCAATGGCCTGACGACCCGCTACGCGCACCTTTCCCGCGTGCTCGTCAAGATCGGCGACCACGTGGAAGCCTCCGATCCGGTCGGCCTTTCCGGCACGACGGGCCGTTCCACGGGCCCGCATGTACACTACGAAGTGCGCCGCAACGGCAAGGCCGTCGACCCGATGCGCTTCCTCACCGCAGGCATGAAGCTGACGACCTATATGGATTGA
- a CDS encoding ferritin-like domain-containing protein yields the protein MTDLPHIESLRGGATAAILAADLDLKTALAQETARRWFARTLSMRSPRDPALPLRPGRPEKPELIPPRHMEKRSLHTLKGRIALLHALAHIELNAVDLALDIVARFTTERVPHSFFDGWMQVAFEEAKHFRLVRDRLRELGADYGDLPAHDGLWQAAHDTRNDLTARLAVVPLILEARGLDVTPTLQAKMRETGDHVSADILDVIYNDEKGHVAVGAKWFRFLCAREKKDPSVAFKELVRLNFRSPLKPPFNDIARAEAGLTPSFYRALVSVSQS from the coding sequence ATGACAGATCTTCCGCATATCGAAAGCCTGCGCGGTGGGGCGACGGCGGCAATCCTTGCGGCCGACCTCGACCTGAAGACGGCGCTGGCGCAGGAGACCGCCCGGCGCTGGTTCGCCCGCACGCTTTCGATGCGCTCGCCGCGCGATCCCGCACTGCCGCTCCGGCCGGGCCGCCCGGAAAAGCCGGAGCTCATTCCGCCCAGGCATATGGAGAAGCGCTCGCTGCACACATTGAAAGGCCGCATCGCCCTTCTCCATGCCCTCGCCCATATCGAGCTCAACGCCGTGGACCTCGCGCTCGACATCGTCGCCCGCTTCACGACGGAGCGGGTGCCGCATTCCTTCTTCGACGGCTGGATGCAGGTGGCGTTCGAGGAGGCCAAGCACTTCCGGCTCGTGCGCGACCGCCTGCGCGAGCTCGGCGCGGACTATGGCGACCTGCCGGCGCATGACGGGCTCTGGCAGGCCGCGCACGACACGCGCAACGACCTGACGGCGCGCCTTGCCGTGGTGCCGCTCATCCTGGAAGCGCGCGGCCTCGACGTGACGCCGACCCTGCAGGCGAAGATGCGCGAGACGGGCGACCATGTCAGCGCCGACATCCTCGACGTCATCTACAACGACGAGAAAGGCCATGTGGCCGTCGGGGCCAAATGGTTCCGCTTCCTCTGCGCCCGGGAGAAGAAGGACCCGTCCGTCGCCTTCAAGGAGCTTGTCCGCCTGAATTTCCGGAGCCCCTTGAAACCGCCCTTCAACGATATAGCCCGCGCCGAGGCGGGATTGACGCCGTCCTTCTACCGGGCGCTCGTTTCCGTCAGCCAGAGCTGA
- the bcp gene encoding thioredoxin-dependent thiol peroxidase, whose product MAELVRGAEAPDFTLPRDGGGTISLSEFRGRPVVLFFYPKDDTEGCTMEAKDFTAAKADFDAAGVALIGLSPDPVKKHDRFVQKHDLAVPLASDESHETLEAYGVWKEKSMYGRTYMGVERTTVLVDAEGKIAEIWPKVKVKGHVEAVLDAARKL is encoded by the coding sequence ATGGCAGAACTCGTCCGAGGCGCCGAAGCGCCGGATTTCACGCTTCCGCGCGACGGTGGCGGTACAATCTCGCTTTCCGAATTCCGCGGCCGTCCGGTCGTGCTGTTCTTCTATCCGAAGGACGACACTGAAGGCTGCACGATGGAAGCCAAGGACTTCACCGCCGCAAAAGCCGATTTCGATGCGGCAGGCGTCGCACTCATCGGCCTTTCGCCCGATCCGGTGAAGAAGCACGACCGGTTCGTCCAGAAGCACGACCTCGCCGTCCCGCTCGCCTCCGACGAGAGCCATGAAACGCTGGAGGCCTATGGCGTGTGGAAGGAAAAGAGCATGTATGGCCGCACCTATATGGGCGTCGAGCGCACGACGGTGCTCGTCGATGCCGAGGGCAAGATCGCGGAGATCTGGCCGAAGGTGAAGGTCAAGGGCCATGTCGAGGCGGTGCTCGACGCTGCCAGGAAACTTTAA